One part of the Deltaproteobacteria bacterium genome encodes these proteins:
- the nadD gene encoding nicotinate-nucleotide adenylyltransferase, translated as MRIGIFGGTFNPVHLGHLRVALDVKDVFCLDKILFVPTGIPPHKKDDVAPIHDRMNMLRIAVADVSDFEVSDIEAHRNGICYAIDTVRMLKEKYRGAELFYIVGTDAFSSIRTWKKYEELLGNISFIVMIRPKCIQDELYKLDKVRYIEVDRKRAFPDTLSTVYLYPVTQIDISSSFIRLYIKRGGSISYFTPKDVVEYIKERGLYKR; from the coding sequence ATGAGAATAGGTATTTTTGGCGGTACTTTCAATCCCGTGCATTTAGGACATCTGCGAGTAGCGTTGGATGTGAAAGATGTGTTTTGTTTGGATAAGATATTATTTGTTCCTACTGGCATACCCCCCCACAAGAAAGATGATGTTGCTCCTATCCACGATCGGATGAATATGTTAAGAATTGCAGTGGCCGATGTGTCGGATTTTGAGGTATCTGATATTGAAGCGCATAGAAATGGTATTTGCTATGCAATAGATACGGTAAGAATGCTCAAGGAAAAATATAGAGGTGCTGAGCTGTTTTACATCGTTGGCACTGATGCATTTTCATCTATTCGCACCTGGAAAAAGTATGAAGAACTTTTGGGAAACATATCATTTATCGTTATGATAAGGCCAAAATGTATACAGGATGAATTGTATAAACTAGATAAAGTTCGCTACATAGAAGTAGATAGAAAAAGGGCATTTCCTGACACGCTTTCCACTGTATATCTCTATCCAGTAACTCAAATTGATATATCTTCTTCATTTATTCGCTTGTATATAAAGCGGGGAGGAAGTATAAGCTATTTTACACCGAAAGATGTGGTAGAATATATTAAAGAGAGAGGTTTGTATAAGAGGTGA
- the rsfS gene encoding ribosome silencing factor has protein sequence MRANYKEIAHILEEKAAEDIVALDMRRYTSIFDYMVICSATSKKHAQALAYTLKERMKVRHIEGYEVGEWILVDCTDVIVHIFSQEKREYYGLEYLWSDVPRKKLCR, from the coding sequence ATTAGAGCTAATTACAAGGAGATAGCGCATATATTGGAGGAGAAAGCAGCTGAGGATATCGTAGCCTTAGATATGAGAAGATATACAAGCATATTTGATTATATGGTGATATGTAGCGCAACTTCTAAGAAACATGCTCAAGCCTTGGCTTATACTCTAAAAGAAAGGATGAAGGTAAGACATATAGAGGGTTATGAAGTCGGTGAGTGGATATTGGTTGACTGTACGGATGTTATTGTGCATATTTTCTCTCAAGAGAAGAGGGAGTATTATGGGTTGGAATATTTGTGGAGCGATGTGCCGAGGAAAAAGCTTTGTAGGTAG
- a CDS encoding TraR/DksA family transcriptional regulator, whose amino-acid sequence MDEQLLVQLKETLIVMKKSLQKRIKERSEKVKRNFKGDVGDSSLYVYNRETLYSITERERNELQEVNDALYRIKRNTYGICDRCGAEISKERLILKPTAKFCARCRKEVDGDNR is encoded by the coding sequence ATGGATGAGCAGCTGCTTGTTCAATTGAAAGAAACATTGATCGTAATGAAGAAAAGCTTGCAAAAACGGATAAAGGAGAGAAGTGAAAAGGTAAAAAGAAACTTCAAAGGCGATGTTGGAGATAGTTCTCTTTATGTTTATAACAGAGAAACGCTTTACAGTATCACAGAGCGGGAAAGAAATGAGTTACAGGAAGTAAATGATGCCTTATACAGGATAAAAAGGAATACCTATGGAATATGCGATAGATGCGGTGCAGAAATATCTAAGGAAAGATTGATTCTTAAGCCTACGGCAAAATTTTGTGCGAGATGCAGAAAAGAGGTAGATGGCGATAATAGGTGA